In a single window of the Rhizoctonia solani chromosome 16, complete sequence genome:
- a CDS encoding regulator of G protein signaling domain protein produces MRSALPSPSASGMPLRSRRRRQPIEERPPGHFFTLGSLRRVGQRIIRPPPPAQEEHYKWFLAPRFNVTLQDVIEDKHLPPLSRQDFEDFLQHADGTIECLYFHEWVQNYRRLYQEWSESVLPAAGASVSGSSKGICRSRDLWERLKDCQDRRLKEEFTSAKALFFEPGAPYRLKLDDKILYKVLNIPNYPPQCGEHQEFTYKLPSFPNQPEPGLFDGIQQQVDTLLEKAFARFLRIAFCNSGLIHSSIGFTGGAAILAWGLAMWSMGVMSRGRGYIAGSLPIIWFGIWFMLVSANNHCLVVYVTGDARQLLPYEVARPLPVGTAPPPVYSLALVPNDAEESTYSCSRKASTTSNLLPLVNTPTLPQPRRSYYPLARLGSRRGSEPTTRSVPEFSELKEQHNEIPDSTSTSATKVEYTLPPARRTKNLLARRSRLMSSKQRARPANWDWDYGTRRNAVVEWPVEMKVDSPVYSEENDFGIVISDAFEEDAPGPFLSAEADSLPAPANTFITVGFNREPTQPHVNPGSSPEPLAPLVEAPEYAAQRRRTLLDLFSIESNCSRRGSKASEVGRVQRQSPWPRRLFGPMTWYILHWYGERIG; encoded by the exons ATGCGTAGCGctcttccttctccttcagCATCCGGCATGCCCTTACGGTCCCGGAGACGACGCCAGCCTATCGAGGAACGGCCTCCAGGACACTTTTTCACGCTTGGCTCCCTGAGGAGAGTGGGTCAGCGTATTATCCGCCCTCCGCCACCGGCACAGGAGGAGCATTACAAGTGGTTTC TTGCGCCCAGATTCAACGTCACTCTGCAAGATGTTATCGAGGATAAACATCTTCCTCCA TTGTCGAGACAGGACTTTGAGGACTTTCTGCAGCATGCAGACGGGACGATTGAGTGTCT ATACTTTCACGAATGGGTTCAGAACTATCGCAGATTGTACCAAGAATGGTCGGAATCCGTACTCCCAGCTGCGGGGGCCAGCGTTTCAGGTTCATCAAAGGGCATATGCCGCTCGCGGGATCTTTGGGAGCGCCTCAAGGATTGCCAGGACCGTCGGCTAAAGGAGGAGTTCACGAGTGCTAAAGCATTATTCTTCGAGCCTGGAGCACCCTATCGACTTAAACTCGACGACAAAATCCTTTACAAAGTGCTGAACATACCAAACTATCCTCCGCAGTGCGGAGAACATCAAG AATTCACATATAAGCTTCCCTCCTTCCCAAATCAACCCGAACCAGGTCTCTTCGATGGgattcaacaacaagttgaTACGTTGCTTGAGAAGGCTTTTGCTCGGTTTCTCCGTATCGCGTTTTGCAACTCTGGACTTATCCATAGCTCGATCGGGTTCACCGGAGGTGCAGCTATCCTAGCATGGGGGCTGGCTATGTGGTCCATGGGAGTCATGTCGCGCGGGCGGGGCTATATCGCTGGGAGTCTGCCAATAATCTGGTTTGGGATTTGGTTCATGTTGGTCAGCGCGAACAAT CACTGCCTTGTGGTCTATGTCACTGGCGATGCTCGTCAGCTCCTACCATACGAGGTGGCGAGGCCATTGCCCGTGGGCACAGCACCGCCGCCGGTATACTCGCTCGCGTTGGTTCCTAATGACGCTGAAGAGTCGACATATTCCTGCAGTCGGAAGGCATCAACGACTTCGAATTTACTTCCCTTGGTTAATACGCCGACCCTGCCGCAACCCCGACGATCGTACTACCCATTGGCGCGTCTAGGTTCCCGGAGGGGAAGTGAGCCGACAACGAGATCGGTGCCAGAATTCTCCGAGTTGAAGGAACAGCATAACGAAATTCCCGACTCGACTTCGACCTCGGCGACAAAGGTCGAATATACATTGCCTCCTGCGCGGCGGACAAAGAATCTACTCGCGCGTCGCTCGCGGTTGATGTCAAGCAAGCAAAGGGCTAGGCCCGCAAATTGGGATTGGGACTATGGGACACGAAGGAACGCAGTGGTGGAATGGCCAGTCGAGATGAAAGTAGACAGCCCTGTTTATTCAGAGGAAAATGACTTTGGGATCGTCATTTCAGATGCATTCGAGGAAGATGCCCCTGGGCCATTTCTATCTGCCGAGGCGGATTCTCTACCCGCACCCGCCAACACATTTATCACCGTAGGATTTAATAGAGAGCCAACCCAGCCTCATGTCAATCCAGGGTCCTCCCCAGAACCTCTGGCGCCACTTGTCGAAGCACCCGAATATGCTGCACAACGCCGCCGCACGCTATTGGATCTATTTTCCATAGAGTCGAACTGCAGCCGGAGGGGCAGCAAAGCCTCAGAGGTCGGGCGAGTGCAAAGACAATCGCCATGGCCGCGGCGGCTTTTTGGCCCGATGACTTGGTACATTCTCCATTGGTACGGCGAGCGCATTGGGTAG